A portion of the Cellulophaga algicola DSM 14237 genome contains these proteins:
- a CDS encoding SDR family NAD(P)-dependent oxidoreductase has translation MKFNIEGKTALITGADSGIGKSTAGFLVDEGVTIILSDRDQEALNETIKELKETRKDAKIFGITADITKNEEVKALAKKIKDDFGGAHIVVNAAGARGAAGDFLSLSDDDWMQTIDVDLMGAVRIARAFIPQMQELNWGRMIMIASENAYQPYEEESPYNACKAGIINLSKCLSRSYSKENILFNCVSPAYVKTPMTDAMMEDLAEERNCSVDEAVAWFVKNKRPHIAMERRGKPEEVGSTIAFLCSEHATYINGANIRVDGGAVESAF, from the coding sequence ATGAAATTTAATATAGAAGGAAAAACTGCTCTTATAACAGGAGCAGATTCAGGAATAGGAAAATCTACCGCTGGTTTTTTAGTCGATGAGGGAGTTACCATCATACTATCTGATAGAGATCAAGAAGCCTTAAATGAGACTATTAAAGAATTAAAAGAAACCCGTAAAGACGCTAAAATTTTCGGAATTACGGCAGATATCACTAAAAATGAAGAAGTAAAAGCCTTAGCTAAAAAAATTAAAGATGATTTTGGTGGAGCGCACATTGTGGTTAATGCTGCAGGTGCACGTGGAGCTGCGGGAGATTTTTTAAGTCTTTCTGATGATGACTGGATGCAAACCATTGATGTAGATTTAATGGGAGCCGTACGTATAGCCAGGGCTTTTATTCCGCAAATGCAAGAGCTTAACTGGGGTAGAATGATTATGATTGCTTCCGAAAATGCCTACCAACCCTACGAAGAAGAGAGTCCGTATAACGCATGTAAGGCAGGAATTATCAACTTATCTAAGTGTTTATCACGTTCTTACTCCAAAGAAAATATTTTATTTAACTGTGTTTCACCTGCATACGTAAAAACACCAATGACAGACGCTATGATGGAAGATTTAGCCGAAGAACGTAATTGTTCTGTAGACGAAGCTGTAGCGTGGTTTGTAAAAAATAAGAGACCACATATTGCCATGGAACGTAGAGGAAAACCTGAAGAAGTTGGGTCTACTATTGCATTTTTATGTTCTGAGCATGCTACCTACATCAACGGAGCTAATATACGCGTGGATGGTGGAGCGGTAGAATCTGCTTTCTAA
- a CDS encoding VanW family protein — translation MNEIEKPKQRGQLRQLLGKEYFILKRRYHWVFTDRKYANTTSNTSFTHSVFKHRSLVLRPLKDVDMYLQENKRTNLSIAIKHLHEIEIKPNEYFSLWKLVGRPTKRKGYLEGLVLKSGAIDRDIGGGLCQLGNLLFWVFAHSPLTITERYRHGFDVFPDVNRKVPFGAGATLSYNYIDLQVKNETEHSFIIKLWLDKTHLNGELFSNNEIKESYKIEERNHQIKQQYWGGYSRHNQIFKIINTGEAETESMIVENHAIMMYNPFLQNKKE, via the coding sequence TTGAACGAAATTGAAAAACCTAAACAACGTGGGCAATTAAGACAACTTTTGGGCAAAGAATATTTTATTCTTAAACGAAGGTATCATTGGGTTTTTACTGACCGTAAATATGCGAACACAACCAGCAATACAAGTTTTACCCATTCTGTATTTAAACACAGATCTCTTGTGCTAAGACCGCTTAAAGATGTGGATATGTATCTTCAAGAAAATAAAAGAACAAACCTTAGTATTGCTATAAAACATTTGCATGAGATAGAGATAAAACCCAATGAATATTTCTCACTCTGGAAACTTGTTGGTCGCCCCACCAAGAGAAAAGGATATTTAGAAGGTTTGGTTTTAAAAAGCGGGGCCATAGATCGTGATATTGGTGGCGGACTCTGTCAGTTAGGTAATCTCCTATTTTGGGTTTTTGCTCATAGTCCACTGACCATTACAGAACGCTACAGGCATGGGTTTGATGTTTTCCCTGATGTGAATAGAAAAGTACCTTTTGGTGCGGGAGCAACACTCTCCTATAATTATATTGACTTGCAGGTGAAAAATGAAACAGAGCATAGTTTCATAATTAAACTATGGTTAGACAAAACACATTTAAACGGAGAATTATTTTCTAATAATGAAATAAAGGAATCTTATAAAATTGAAGAACGCAATCATCAAATTAAACAACAATATTGGGGAGGCTACTCTAGGCACAACCAAATATTTAAAATTATAAATACGGGTGAAGCAGAAACAGAATCAATGATTGTAGAAAACCATGCCATCATGATGTACAATCCGTTCCTTCAAAATAAAAAAGAATAA
- a CDS encoding SGNH/GDSL hydrolase family protein, with amino-acid sequence MNLNYILGAIITIPLLPLLYFQGKKIKKNVPRLPEARGPKGITSIASKKVLRMLTIGESTIAGVGVATHQEGFTGNLANELAIALQTNIEWKVYAKSGYTAKQVCDKIIGTITEKSIDIIVIGLGGNDAFELNSPKKWNRDIRTLIKSIQLKFKGVPVVFTNMPPIKEFPAFTALIKFIIGNLVTILGNELEKVVKNFDNVYYYTRPVSSVDLINRYNLNIHSSNFFSDGVHPSKTTYQIWAKDISNFILESPDIKIALQR; translated from the coding sequence ATGAACCTAAATTATATTCTAGGAGCCATCATCACCATTCCTCTTTTACCCCTACTCTATTTTCAAGGAAAAAAAATAAAAAAAAATGTTCCTAGATTACCGGAAGCAAGAGGACCTAAAGGGATAACTTCTATTGCCTCTAAAAAAGTTCTCCGCATGCTAACCATAGGAGAAAGTACTATTGCTGGTGTAGGTGTCGCTACACATCAAGAAGGTTTTACAGGTAATTTAGCTAATGAATTAGCTATAGCATTACAGACCAATATTGAATGGAAAGTTTATGCCAAAAGTGGTTACACTGCCAAACAAGTGTGTGATAAAATTATAGGCACTATTACGGAAAAATCTATTGATATTATTGTGATAGGACTCGGCGGCAATGATGCCTTTGAATTAAACTCTCCTAAAAAATGGAATAGAGATATACGTACTCTTATAAAAAGTATCCAACTAAAATTTAAAGGAGTTCCTGTGGTTTTTACCAATATGCCCCCTATTAAAGAATTTCCTGCATTTACAGCTTTAATAAAGTTTATTATTGGTAATCTAGTTACAATTCTAGGTAACGAATTAGAAAAAGTGGTTAAAAATTTTGATAATGTGTACTATTATACCCGTCCAGTAAGCTCTGTAGATCTCATCAACCGCTATAACCTTAACATACATTCTTCTAATTTTTTTAGTGATGGGGTGCATCCCTCAAAAACTACATATCAAATTTGGGCAAAAGATATTTCTAATTTTATACTTGAATCTCCAGATATTAAAATTGCACTACAGCGATAA